A single region of the Acidobacteriota bacterium genome encodes:
- a CDS encoding DUF4336 domain-containing protein: MALREVCADIWVVDHQQKIPVGFVMPARMIVVRLSAGDLWLCSPGPIDDPTAEELAALGPVRYLVGPNRFHHLYLPAAVERFPDAEVLGAPGLAEKRKDVAFSGTLGIASSWGSDLISIPIDGMPGIGEVAFCHRPSGSLLVADLLFNLRQRQGLMASAYCRLTGVHRRVAMSRMFRFAIRDRAACAASCLRLLRSPFDRLVPCHGDVVEEDAKRQVEAALAWIFDGLETPPEPAPAGAPVPEV; this comes from the coding sequence ATGGCACTGAGGGAGGTGTGCGCGGATATCTGGGTCGTCGACCACCAGCAGAAGATCCCCGTCGGCTTCGTCATGCCTGCCCGGATGATCGTTGTACGGCTCAGCGCGGGCGACCTGTGGCTCTGCTCCCCGGGACCCATCGACGACCCGACTGCGGAGGAACTCGCGGCGCTCGGACCGGTGCGGTATCTCGTCGGGCCGAATCGCTTCCACCACCTCTATCTTCCCGCCGCGGTAGAGCGCTTCCCCGACGCGGAGGTTCTGGGCGCGCCGGGTCTGGCCGAGAAGCGCAAGGACGTGGCGTTCAGCGGCACCCTCGGGATCGCGTCCTCCTGGGGTAGCGACCTGATCTCGATTCCGATCGACGGCATGCCGGGAATCGGCGAAGTCGCGTTCTGTCACCGGCCGAGCGGCTCCCTGCTGGTGGCCGACCTGCTCTTCAACCTACGGCAGCGCCAGGGGTTGATGGCGTCGGCCTACTGCAGGTTGACGGGGGTCCATCGCCGCGTGGCGATGAGCCGTATGTTCCGGTTCGCGATCCGCGACCGCGCGGCGTGTGCCGCGAGTTGCCTGCGCCTGTTGCGGTCCCCGTTCGACCGCCTGGTGCCCTGCCACGGCGACGTGGTGGAGGAGGACGCGAAGCGGCAGGTTGAGGCAGCGCTCGCCTGGATCTTTGATGGCCTCGAAACGCCCCCCGAACCCGCGCCCGCCGGCGCTCCTGTGCCCGAGGTCTGA
- a CDS encoding S9 family peptidase, which produces MQRLAPAVFVALSVSSWAALPAQETHPFSVHDMLAMERLSDPQMAPDGSTVAFVVRTTDLAANRGRTDLWSVPVEGGAPRRLTTHEAADYHPRWSPDGRDLYFLSTRSGSAQVWRLPLAGGEPRQVTDLPLDVGNLVVSPDGRRIALTMDVFAECETLDCTAERLEERASGKTTGVGYDDLFVRHWDVWKDGRRSHVFVLELDDSGAAAGDPVDLMNGLDQDAPPRPFGGAEEIAFAGGGSAVIFASRAGGTPEAWSTNFDLYLAPADGSSEPVNLTASNPAWDSHPVLSPDGDTLAWVAMERPGYESDRFQVRLARLDGERLEDERALTADWDRSVSGLAFSADGGTLYVTAADLGQRSLFAVDVAGGEVTRLHGEGSIAGLAVSEDRLVKLHNDLAGPSELYVSAPDGGGRKALTAINAEQRAAARVGSYEQFTFAGWNNETVHGYVVRPVDFDPDRRYPVAFLIHGGPQGSFGNSFHYRWNPQAYAGAGYAAVMIDFHGSVGYGQNFTDSIRGDWGGKPLEDLKKGLAAALDRYPFLDGDRVCALGASYGGYMVNWIAGAWPDRFRCLVNHDGVFDLRSMYYTTEELWFVEWDHRGSYFDNPEGFETHNPALLVDRWQTPMLVIHGALDFRVPETQGLAAFTALKRRGVPARLLYFPDENHWVLRPANSIQWHEEVLGWLARWLEP; this is translated from the coding sequence ATGCAGCGCCTCGCACCGGCCGTTTTCGTCGCCCTGTCCGTCTCGTCCTGGGCGGCGCTGCCGGCGCAGGAGACGCATCCGTTCTCGGTCCACGACATGCTGGCGATGGAGCGGCTTTCGGACCCGCAGATGGCGCCGGACGGGTCGACCGTCGCCTTTGTCGTCCGCACGACCGACCTGGCTGCGAACCGCGGTCGAACGGATCTCTGGTCGGTGCCGGTGGAGGGCGGCGCACCCCGCCGTCTGACCACGCACGAGGCGGCGGACTACCATCCGCGCTGGTCGCCCGACGGCAGGGATCTCTACTTCCTTTCGACGCGTTCGGGGAGTGCGCAGGTCTGGCGCCTGCCCCTTGCCGGGGGCGAACCGCGCCAGGTGACCGATCTGCCGCTCGACGTCGGCAACCTGGTCGTGTCGCCGGACGGTCGGCGCATCGCCCTGACGATGGATGTGTTCGCTGAGTGCGAAACGCTCGACTGCACGGCGGAACGGCTCGAGGAGCGGGCGTCAGGGAAGACCACCGGTGTCGGCTACGACGACCTCTTCGTGCGCCACTGGGATGTCTGGAAGGACGGCCGGCGATCGCACGTCTTCGTCCTGGAGCTGGACGACTCGGGGGCTGCTGCCGGAGATCCGGTCGACCTGATGAACGGACTCGACCAAGACGCGCCGCCGAGGCCCTTCGGCGGCGCCGAGGAGATCGCGTTCGCGGGCGGCGGCAGCGCGGTGATCTTCGCTTCGCGCGCCGGCGGTACGCCCGAGGCGTGGTCCACGAACTTCGATCTCTATCTGGCGCCGGCGGACGGTAGTTCCGAGCCCGTCAACCTGACCGCCTCCAATCCGGCCTGGGACAGTCACCCCGTTCTTTCGCCGGACGGCGACACACTGGCCTGGGTTGCCATGGAACGTCCGGGCTACGAGTCGGACCGGTTCCAGGTACGGCTGGCTCGGCTAGACGGTGAGCGGCTCGAGGACGAGCGGGCGCTGACCGCCGACTGGGACCGTTCCGTGTCGGGTCTCGCCTTCTCGGCCGACGGCGGGACGCTCTACGTCACGGCGGCCGACCTCGGCCAGCGGAGTCTGTTCGCGGTCGACGTTGCCGGCGGTGAGGTGACCCGGCTGCACGGTGAGGGCTCGATCGCCGGTCTGGCGGTGTCGGAGGACCGGCTCGTGAAGCTCCACAACGACCTGGCCGGGCCTTCGGAGCTCTACGTGAGCGCGCCGGACGGCGGAGGCCGGAAGGCGCTCACCGCGATCAACGCGGAGCAACGGGCGGCGGCGCGGGTGGGCAGCTACGAGCAGTTCACGTTCGCAGGCTGGAACAACGAGACGGTGCATGGCTACGTGGTGCGGCCGGTCGACTTCGACCCCGACCGCCGTTATCCGGTCGCGTTCCTGATCCACGGCGGGCCGCAGGGCTCGTTCGGCAACAGCTTCCACTACCGCTGGAACCCGCAGGCCTACGCCGGCGCTGGCTATGCCGCGGTGATGATCGACTTCCACGGCTCGGTCGGGTACGGGCAGAACTTCACCGATTCGATCCGTGGCGACTGGGGCGGCAAGCCGCTCGAGGACCTGAAGAAGGGACTGGCCGCGGCGCTCGACCGCTACCCGTTCCTCGACGGCGACAGGGTCTGCGCGCTGGGGGCGTCCTATGGCGGCTACATGGTCAACTGGATCGCCGGGGCCTGGCCGGACCGGTTCCGCTGTCTGGTCAACCACGACGGCGTGTTCGACCTGCGCTCGATGTACTACACGACCGAGGAACTGTGGTTCGTCGAGTGGGACCACCGGGGTAGCTATTTCGACAACCCGGAGGGGTTCGAGACTCACAATCCGGCCCTGCTCGTCGACCGCTGGCAGACCCCGATGCTAGTGATCCACGGCGCTCTGGACTTCCGCGTTCCGGAGACCCAGGGGTTGGCCGCCTTCACGGCGCTCAAGCGCCGCGGCGTGCCGGCCCGCCTGCTGTACTTCCCGGACGAAAACCACTGGGTGCTCCGTCCGGCGAACAGCATTCAATGGCACGAGGAGGTGCTGGGATGGCTCGCCCGCTGGCTGGAACCTTGA
- a CDS encoding malate/lactate/ureidoglycolate dehydrogenase, whose protein sequence is MESIDIRPQALREAAMMILEAGGSEPGEARVVADHLVLANLSGHDSHGVGMLPAYERSLSNGTLNPNQKVELVRDDGVIMMFDGGMGYGQVVGRQATAAAIERCRTSGVVLAPVRYCHHLGRIGTYGEQVADAGLASLHFVNVVGHPALVAPYRGTDARYSTNPICLSLPGSEAQPPILLDMATSRIAHGKARVAHNMGDEAPEGSLIDHRGRKTRDPGVLFRQPVGALTSFGDHKGYGLAVFCELLGGMMSGGRTAQPEHEMEGTIINNMFMIVFDPDRLVPRSAMEHELAALVAHVKASPAAEPDEPVLVPGDPERVSRIERAEAIPVDAESWRQIVAAGERLGVEAGRLEAEVQELAP, encoded by the coding sequence TTGGAGTCCATCGACATCCGGCCACAGGCCTTGCGGGAAGCAGCCATGATGATCCTCGAAGCCGGCGGCAGCGAACCCGGCGAGGCCCGCGTCGTCGCCGACCACCTGGTACTGGCGAACCTCTCAGGCCACGACAGCCACGGCGTGGGCATGTTGCCCGCCTACGAGCGGAGCCTCAGCAACGGAACCCTGAACCCGAACCAGAAGGTCGAGCTGGTCCGAGACGACGGCGTGATCATGATGTTCGACGGCGGCATGGGCTACGGCCAGGTGGTCGGCCGGCAGGCCACGGCGGCGGCGATCGAACGCTGCCGGACCAGCGGCGTGGTCCTGGCGCCGGTCCGCTACTGTCACCATCTGGGCCGGATCGGCACGTACGGCGAGCAGGTGGCGGACGCCGGTCTCGCTTCACTCCACTTCGTCAACGTCGTCGGCCACCCGGCCCTGGTCGCGCCCTACCGGGGTACCGACGCCCGCTACTCCACGAATCCGATCTGCCTCTCGCTACCCGGCAGCGAAGCACAACCCCCGATCCTCCTCGACATGGCGACCAGCCGGATCGCCCACGGCAAGGCGCGGGTGGCTCACAACATGGGCGACGAGGCGCCGGAGGGCTCCCTGATCGACCATCGAGGCCGCAAGACCCGCGACCCGGGAGTGCTCTTCCGGCAGCCGGTGGGCGCGTTGACCTCCTTCGGCGACCACAAGGGCTACGGCCTCGCCGTCTTCTGCGAACTCCTCGGCGGCATGATGAGCGGCGGCCGCACCGCCCAGCCCGAGCACGAGATGGAGGGCACGATCATCAACAACATGTTCATGATCGTGTTCGACCCCGACCGGCTTGTTCCGCGTTCGGCGATGGAGCACGAGCTCGCCGCCCTGGTCGCTCACGTCAAGGCATCGCCCGCCGCCGAGCCGGACGAGCCGGTGCTCGTACCGGGCGATCCGGAGCGCGTCAGCCGGATCGAACGTGCCGAAGCGATCCCGGTCGACGCGGAGTCCTGGCGACAGATCGTCGCCGCCGGCGAACGGCTAGGGGTGGAGGCCGGGCGACTGGAAGCAGAGGTCCAGGAGCTCGCGCCGTAG
- a CDS encoding CoA transferase codes for MSLPLADLRVLDLTIARAGPTAVRQLADWGADVVRIERPPAPGKDIGISRRLGHDYQNLHRNKRCLTLDLKQDEGRDVLLRLVRDADVLVENYRADVKHRLGFDYETVRAVNPRIVYASVSGFGQTGPYRERGGVDQIAQGLGGLMSVTGLPGQGPVRVGTAISDLAAGLYLAFGIMAALRERERSGEGQWVTTSLLEAMIGMLDFQAARYLVEGEVPGQQGNHHPTIAPMGTFPAADGWVNVAATSNKHFRGMCQALGGEELLERTEYRDSAGRVANRARLEEEVAELTRRFEVDEIVERLNDAGLPCGPVYDLGQTFADPQVRHSGIAVPLEHPDLGPVRLVGQPVQLRRTPFELRSRAPGLGEHSDEILAEAGLEETEIEALRAAGVVA; via the coding sequence GTGTCACTCCCCCTGGCGGACCTGCGGGTCCTCGACCTGACGATCGCCCGCGCCGGGCCGACCGCGGTGCGACAGCTCGCGGACTGGGGCGCCGACGTGGTGCGGATCGAGCGCCCGCCCGCGCCGGGCAAGGACATCGGCATCTCCCGCCGGCTCGGCCACGACTACCAGAACCTCCACCGCAACAAGCGCTGCCTGACGCTGGACCTGAAGCAGGACGAAGGCCGCGACGTGCTGCTGCGCCTCGTCCGCGACGCCGATGTGCTGGTCGAGAACTACCGCGCCGACGTGAAGCACCGGCTCGGCTTCGACTACGAGACGGTGCGGGCGGTCAACCCGCGGATCGTCTACGCCAGCGTGTCCGGCTTCGGCCAGACGGGTCCGTACCGGGAGCGGGGCGGCGTCGACCAGATCGCCCAGGGTCTGGGGGGGCTGATGTCGGTCACGGGGTTACCCGGTCAGGGCCCAGTGAGAGTGGGGACGGCGATATCGGACCTCGCGGCCGGCCTCTACCTCGCCTTCGGCATCATGGCGGCCCTTCGCGAGCGCGAGCGGTCGGGCGAAGGGCAGTGGGTGACGACCTCGCTGCTCGAAGCGATGATCGGGATGCTCGATTTTCAGGCCGCGCGCTACCTGGTCGAGGGTGAAGTCCCCGGCCAACAGGGCAACCACCACCCGACGATCGCGCCCATGGGGACCTTCCCCGCGGCCGACGGCTGGGTCAACGTCGCAGCCACGAGTAACAAGCACTTCCGCGGCATGTGCCAGGCCCTCGGCGGCGAGGAACTGCTCGAGCGGACGGAGTACAGGGACTCCGCCGGCCGCGTCGCCAACCGTGCGCGGCTCGAGGAGGAGGTCGCTGAGCTGACCCGGCGCTTCGAGGTGGACGAGATCGTCGAGCGCCTGAACGATGCCGGCCTGCCGTGCGGCCCGGTCTACGACCTGGGCCAGACCTTCGCCGACCCCCAGGTCCGGCACTCCGGCATCGCCGTGCCGCTGGAGCACCCGGACCTCGGCCCGGTGCGGCTCGTGGGCCAGCCGGTCCAGCTCCGGCGGACGCCCTTCGAACTGCGGAGCCGGGCGCCCGGGCTGGGCGAGCACAGCGACGAGATCCTCGCGGAGGCGGGGCTGGAAGAGACCGAGATCGAGGCTCTGCGGGCCGCGGGGGTCGTTGCGTGA
- a CDS encoding enoyl-CoA hydratase, whose amino-acid sequence MNAIELPTTKIRARVEDGVGWLTYNNPERRNALSFEMQVAQAEVLRRFQEDDAVRVVVLRGAGDRAFVSGADISEFEKLRTTVEARERYDQAGRETGRAFAALEKPLIAMIRGYCLGGGLATALNADLRIASEDSLFGIPAGRLGVGYGFAGIKVLVDLVGPSRTSEILLTARRFNAAEALHMGLIDRVTAADDLEDTVRDLAGRMAANAPLTLRAAKFAIRQATKDPERRDLDRVKQLVEACFRSDDYVEGRKAFLEKRPPRFRGR is encoded by the coding sequence GTGAACGCGATCGAACTGCCGACGACGAAGATCAGGGCGAGGGTCGAGGACGGCGTCGGCTGGCTCACCTACAACAACCCGGAACGGCGGAACGCGCTCTCGTTCGAGATGCAGGTCGCGCAGGCGGAGGTCCTGCGCCGGTTCCAGGAGGACGACGCGGTGCGGGTCGTCGTGCTGCGCGGTGCCGGTGACCGGGCGTTCGTCTCCGGCGCCGACATCTCCGAGTTCGAGAAGCTGCGGACGACGGTCGAGGCGCGCGAGCGCTACGACCAGGCCGGCCGCGAGACCGGTCGGGCCTTCGCCGCGCTGGAGAAGCCGCTGATCGCGATGATTCGCGGCTACTGCCTGGGCGGGGGTCTGGCAACTGCGCTCAACGCCGACCTGCGGATCGCGTCGGAGGACTCGCTGTTCGGGATCCCGGCCGGCCGTCTGGGCGTGGGCTACGGCTTCGCCGGGATCAAGGTGCTGGTCGATCTCGTCGGGCCGTCCCGCACCAGCGAGATCCTGCTGACGGCGCGGCGGTTTAACGCCGCCGAGGCGCTGCACATGGGGCTGATCGACCGGGTGACTGCGGCCGATGACCTCGAGGACACCGTCCGCGATCTGGCCGGCAGGATGGCGGCCAACGCCCCGCTGACTCTCCGTGCCGCGAAGTTCGCGATCCGTCAGGCCACGAAGGACCCGGAACGCCGCGACCTGGACCGGGTCAAGCAGCTCGTCGAGGCCTGCTTCCGCTCCGACGACTACGTCGAGGGCCGGAAGGCCTTCCTCGAGAAGCGGCCGCCGCGGTTCCGGGGGCGGTGA
- the hemB gene encoding porphobilinogen synthase, which yields MQPMPIRPRRNRRSAAIRSLIRETDLGPDRLIYPLFVMEGRDAAEPIDSMPGQARLSIDRLVAESRAAHALGVPAVALFPAVDDELKDRTASGALDPDGLVQRAVRELKSALPEMLVITDVAMDPYSSDGHDGLVEDGEIVNDPTLEILAATAVSQADAGADVIAPSDMMDGRVRAIRTALDGAGHDQVGILSYTSKYASNFYGPFRDALDSAPRAGDKKTYQMDPANVREAVREARLDVEEGADIVMVKPALAYLDVIRAVREAVDLPVAAYQVSGEYAMIQAVATNGWMDGDALMLETLTAIRRAGADMILTYFARRCAEVLDS from the coding sequence ATGCAGCCGATGCCCATCCGTCCCCGGCGCAACCGCCGCTCGGCGGCAATCCGATCGCTGATCCGCGAGACGGACCTCGGGCCCGACCGGCTGATCTACCCGCTCTTCGTCATGGAGGGCAGGGATGCCGCCGAACCGATCGACTCGATGCCGGGACAGGCGCGGCTGAGCATCGACCGCCTGGTCGCCGAGAGCCGCGCCGCGCACGCGCTCGGCGTGCCAGCGGTGGCGCTGTTCCCGGCCGTGGACGACGAACTGAAGGACCGCACCGCCAGCGGCGCCCTGGACCCGGACGGTCTGGTCCAGCGCGCCGTCCGCGAGCTGAAGTCGGCGCTCCCCGAGATGCTGGTGATCACGGACGTGGCGATGGACCCGTACTCCAGCGACGGTCACGATGGACTGGTCGAGGACGGCGAGATCGTGAACGATCCGACGCTCGAGATCCTCGCCGCCACCGCGGTCTCCCAGGCCGACGCCGGCGCCGACGTCATCGCCCCTTCGGACATGATGGACGGCAGGGTGCGGGCAATTCGCACCGCCCTCGACGGCGCCGGCCACGACCAGGTCGGCATCCTGAGCTACACCTCGAAGTACGCCTCGAACTTCTACGGGCCGTTCCGCGACGCCCTCGACTCGGCGCCCCGCGCCGGCGACAAGAAGACGTACCAGATGGACCCGGCGAACGTGCGGGAAGCGGTACGCGAGGCGCGGCTGGACGTCGAGGAAGGCGCCGACATCGTCATGGTGAAGCCCGCCCTCGCATATCTCGACGTGATCCGCGCGGTACGCGAGGCGGTCGACCTGCCGGTCGCCGCCTACCAGGTCAGCGGCGAGTACGCGATGATCCAGGCCGTCGCCACGAACGGCTGGATGGACGGCGACGCCCTGATGCTGGAAACGCTGACCGCGATCCGGCGCGCAGGGGCGGACATGATCCTGACCTACTTCGCGCGGCGCTGCGCCGAAGTACTGGACAGCTAG
- a CDS encoding class I SAM-dependent methyltransferase, translated as MNRPFGRLGPLAVGAAVLAALASGFAPAAAQTADDPGVYKGRKIADVMSFRGAGWLERASRIEEENPDALMAALPIEEGMLVVDIGCGSGYYARRMAAAVGPEGSVLCNDIQPQMLRIAEELARREGVTNMSTVLGTEGDPRLPEGEVDLMLLVDVYHEFSEPEAMLETMREALSPDGVIALAEFRLEGRTAAHIKLDHRMSIEQVMKEWLPAGYELVERIDSLPTQHLFLFRAAR; from the coding sequence TTGAACCGTCCCTTCGGGCGCTTGGGGCCTTTGGCCGTCGGCGCGGCGGTGCTCGCCGCGCTGGCGTCCGGGTTCGCCCCGGCAGCGGCCCAGACCGCGGACGATCCGGGTGTCTACAAGGGACGGAAGATCGCCGACGTGATGTCGTTCCGGGGCGCCGGCTGGTTGGAGCGCGCCTCGCGCATCGAAGAGGAGAACCCTGACGCGCTGATGGCCGCCCTGCCGATCGAGGAGGGGATGCTGGTCGTCGACATTGGCTGCGGTTCGGGCTACTACGCCCGCCGCATGGCGGCGGCGGTCGGCCCGGAAGGCAGCGTGCTGTGCAACGACATCCAGCCCCAGATGCTGCGCATCGCGGAGGAACTCGCCCGGCGCGAGGGAGTCACGAACATGTCGACGGTGCTGGGCACCGAGGGCGATCCCCGGTTGCCGGAAGGCGAGGTCGACCTGATGCTGCTCGTGGACGTGTACCACGAGTTCTCGGAGCCCGAAGCGATGCTCGAGACGATGCGGGAGGCGCTTTCGCCCGACGGTGTGATCGCTCTGGCGGAGTTCCGGCTGGAGGGCCGCACGGCGGCCCACATCAAGCTCGACCACCGGATGTCGATTGAGCAGGTGATGAAGGAGTGGTTGCCTGCGGGCTATGAACTCGTCGAGCGGATCGACTCGTTGCCGACCCAGCACCTGTTCCTGTTCCGCGCCGCCCGCTAG
- a CDS encoding DUF1080 domain-containing protein — translation MRPSAASSFLPAVLFLLLGAAAPGLSQPDPGSGWIDLTAGGLEEGWRQLGGAAEYSLEDGVVVGTAVIETPNSFLATKEEYGDFALQLEFKIDEGLNAGVQIRSHSDPEYRNGTVHGYQVEIDPSERAWSAGVYDEARRGWLYPLAANPAASEAFRQGGWNHLYIEAIGPEIRTWLNNVPATFLIDEMTPKGFIALQVHSVGPDGGGRQVRYRNVLLRTEGLTPSGRKFPYIVDTRPNRLSEAEAALGWRLLFDGESTEAWRGAHREDFPGTGWEVRDGELTVHASEPGKPRGGGIVTREAFSAFELQLEFRMTEGANSGIKYLVTEGYDSAPGSAIAFEYQILDDFRHPDAQSGRDGNRTLASLYDLLPATKTGRFVKGPGRYNHARIVVHADGRVEHWLNHVPVLMFDRESAELDEAIALSKFAGRKGFGKWPEGRILLQDHGDEVAFRSIKVRRLDEAE, via the coding sequence ATGCGCCCCTCCGCAGCTTCGTCGTTCCTGCCGGCCGTTTTGTTCCTTCTGCTCGGTGCGGCGGCACCCGGGCTTTCCCAACCGGATCCCGGCTCCGGCTGGATCGATCTGACGGCCGGCGGACTCGAGGAAGGGTGGCGGCAGCTCGGCGGCGCCGCGGAGTACTCGCTGGAGGACGGCGTTGTTGTCGGCACGGCAGTGATCGAGACGCCGAACTCCTTCCTGGCGACGAAGGAGGAGTACGGCGACTTCGCGCTCCAGTTGGAGTTCAAGATCGACGAGGGGCTGAACGCGGGGGTTCAGATCCGGAGCCACAGCGATCCCGAGTACCGGAACGGCACGGTGCATGGCTACCAGGTGGAGATCGATCCCAGCGAGCGGGCCTGGAGCGCCGGCGTCTACGACGAGGCCCGGCGCGGCTGGCTGTATCCACTGGCGGCGAACCCGGCGGCGAGCGAGGCGTTCCGCCAGGGTGGCTGGAACCACCTCTACATCGAGGCGATCGGCCCCGAGATCCGCACCTGGCTGAACAACGTGCCGGCGACGTTCCTGATCGACGAGATGACGCCGAAGGGGTTCATCGCGCTCCAGGTCCACTCGGTGGGGCCGGACGGAGGGGGCAGGCAGGTTCGCTACCGGAACGTGCTGCTGCGGACGGAGGGCTTGACGCCGAGCGGGCGGAAGTTCCCCTACATCGTCGACACGCGGCCGAACCGGCTTTCGGAGGCGGAGGCCGCTCTCGGCTGGCGGCTGCTCTTCGACGGTGAGAGCACGGAAGCGTGGCGGGGCGCCCATCGCGAGGACTTCCCAGGGACGGGCTGGGAAGTGCGCGACGGCGAGCTGACCGTGCACGCGTCTGAGCCGGGCAAGCCGCGCGGCGGCGGAATCGTGACGCGGGAGGCGTTCTCGGCTTTCGAGCTCCAGTTGGAGTTCCGAATGACCGAGGGCGCCAATAGCGGCATCAAGTATCTGGTGACGGAGGGCTACGACTCGGCACCGGGGTCTGCGATTGCATTCGAGTACCAGATCCTGGACGACTTTCGCCATCCGGACGCGCAGTCAGGTCGGGACGGCAATCGCACTCTGGCCTCCCTCTACGATCTGCTGCCGGCGACCAAGACAGGGCGTTTCGTCAAGGGTCCGGGGCGCTACAACCACGCTCGGATCGTCGTCCACGCGGACGGCCGGGTCGAGCACTGGCTGAACCACGTGCCGGTGCTGATGTTCGATCGCGAGTCGGCGGAACTCGACGAGGCGATCGCCCTCAGCAAGTTCGCAGGCCGGAAAGGGTTCGGCAAGTGGCCCGAGGGGCGCATCCTGCTCCAGGACCACGGCGATGAGGTCGCGTTCCGGAGCATCAAGGTGCGCCGGCTCGACGAAGCGGAGTAG
- a CDS encoding ATP-binding cassette domain-containing protein — MTSSPALGAEAAEMATAMDEPLLELADVTVVRGGRPALDGVTLTIPRGRNTAVLGPNGAGKSTLLRMLNGEFFPLRRPGVRMRLLGRARWNVFDVRRQLGVVSHELQATHHGWLSGLDVVCSGFFASVGVYRHQGLTEGQRRRAEAAAGSQGAGDLLGRRFDTLSSGEQRRVLLARALVHEPHTLLLDEPATGLDLQAAFGLMQRLRALAAAGTTLIIVTHHVDQIPPEVERLVLLKAGRVFADGPKDEVLTSGTLSELFDVGVQLVERDGYFQVLPG; from the coding sequence GTGACGAGTTCTCCCGCCCTCGGGGCGGAGGCCGCCGAAATGGCGACGGCGATGGACGAGCCGCTGCTTGAACTTGCCGATGTCACGGTCGTGCGAGGCGGCCGACCAGCGCTGGACGGCGTAACGCTCACGATTCCGCGAGGCCGGAACACGGCCGTGCTGGGGCCCAACGGCGCCGGCAAATCCACCCTGCTGCGAATGCTGAACGGCGAGTTCTTCCCGCTTCGCCGGCCGGGCGTCCGGATGCGGCTGCTGGGCCGGGCCCGTTGGAACGTGTTCGACGTGCGCCGGCAGCTCGGTGTCGTGTCGCACGAACTGCAGGCGACCCATCACGGCTGGCTCTCGGGTCTGGACGTGGTGTGCTCTGGTTTCTTCGCCAGCGTCGGCGTCTACCGGCACCAGGGATTGACCGAAGGGCAGCGGAGAAGGGCCGAGGCGGCGGCAGGGAGCCAGGGCGCCGGCGACCTCCTGGGACGGCGCTTCGACACGCTGTCCTCCGGTGAGCAGCGTCGCGTACTGCTGGCGCGGGCGCTGGTCCACGAGCCGCACACCCTGCTGCTCGACGAGCCGGCGACCGGCCTCGATCTGCAAGCGGCCTTCGGACTGATGCAGCGGCTACGGGCCCTGGCTGCTGCGGGAACGACGCTGATCATCGTCACCCACCACGTCGACCAGATCCCGCCGGAGGTCGAGCGGCTCGTGTTGCTGAAGGCCGGTCGCGTGTTCGCGGACGGGCCGAAGGACGAAGTGCTGACGAGCGGGACACTGTCCGAGCTGTTCGACGTCGGCGTGCAGTTGGTGGAGCGGGACGGCTACTTCCAGGTGCTGCCAGGCTAG